A region of Argentina anserina chromosome 5, drPotAnse1.1, whole genome shotgun sequence DNA encodes the following proteins:
- the LOC126795229 gene encoding probable trehalose-phosphate phosphatase D — translation MTNQNVVVSDVKGVAMAVAAMKNHSLFSSSVASTTIESGGVSGCNFTIPRSIKLFKVETAEVGGGGAARVNAWVDTLRASSPPRVKSTTTSPSTLSQTVDEENSWNLRHPSAINMFEEITNASKGKQIVMFLDYDGTLSPIVEDPDRAFMSNEMRKAVRAVARYFPTAIVSGRCRDKVYSFVKLAELYYAGSHGMDIKGPSKSNKYKNANQAVLFQPASEFVPMIDEVCKILVEKTKSISGARVENNKFCLSVHFRCVEEKSWAALAEQVRLVLSEYPKLKLTQGRKVLEIRPTIKWDKGKALEFLLESLGYANSSEVLPVYIGDDRTDEDAFKVLRDRGQGFGILVSKVPKETNASYSLQEPAEVKDFLRRLVKWKRLTLQ, via the exons ATGACCAACCAAAATGTGGTTGTTTCCGATGTCAAAGGCGTGGCCATGGCTGTTGCTGCCATGAAGAACCACTCGCTGTTCTCTTCATCGGTGGCTAGTACCACAATTGAGTCAGGAGGAGTTTCAGGGTGTAATTTCACCATTCCCAGGAGTATTAAGCTCTTTAAGGTTGAGACTGCAGaggttggtggtggtggagctgCCCGAGTCAATGCTTGGGTGGACACACTGAGAGCTTCTTCTCCGCCGCGTGTGAAATCCACCACCACTTCCCCCTCCACTCTTTCTCAAACTGTGGATGAAGAAAACTCTTGGAAT CTTCGTCACCCATCAGCTATAAACATGTTTGAGGAGATCACAAATGCTTCAAAGGGGAAGCAGATTGTTATGTTCCTCGACTACGATGGTACCCTGTCACCCATTGTCGAAGATCCCGACAGAGCTTTCATGTCCAATGAG ATGAGAAAAGCGGTGAGGGCAGTTGCTAGATATTTTCCTACAGCCATAGTTAGTGGGAGATGTCGAGACAAG GTTTATAGTTTTGTCAAACTAGCAGAGCTTTATTATGCAGGAAGCCATGGAATGGACATCAAAGGACCATCCAAAAGTAACAAGTACAAGAAT GCTAATCAAGCAGTTCTGTTCCAACCAGCAAGTGAATTTGTACCCATGATTGATGAG GTCTGCAAAATTCTAGTGGAGAAAACCAAATCCATCTCAGGAGCTAGGGTGGAGAATAATAAGTTCTGTTTATCTGTTCACTTCCGTTGTGTTGAGGAGAAG AGTTGGGCTGCTCTGGCAGAGCAAGTTAGATTAGTGCTCAGTGAGTATCCAAAGCTGAAGTTGACTCAAGGGAGAAAG GTCTTAGAGATCAGGCCAACCATCAAATGGGACAAGGGCAAAGCTCTTGAATTCTTGCTAGAGTCTTTAG GATATGCCAACTCAAGTGAAGTTTTACCGGTCTATATTGGAGATGATAGAACAGATGAAGATGCTTTCAAG GTTTTACGTGATAGAGGACAAGGATTCGGAATTCTTGTTTCTAAAGTtccaaaagaaacaaatgcttCTTATTCCTTGCAAGAACCAGCGGAG GTCAAGGACTTTTTGCGACGTCTGGTGAAGTGGAAAAGATTGACGCTGCAGTAG
- the LOC126795236 gene encoding NDR1/HIN1-like protein 13, whose translation MAERVPPPRNGKDEYSEQRPNESARMEPTASSSTSRALVPSSQEFVPHNQSQYTTFRAGTYVVQVPKDQIYRIPPPENASIVQRHRDPSKKKKPMCCNFICLGILFFFLLFIILLITGLYVSVILSKDPKFSVQRLVYNNKTRSNRPDYTITLQSQNRNSQAAVLYKNGGDASLNLKTQEIATGSYPSFEQDSGKSKEFAVIFHGSKIKLPTDIQKSSTTQKPQVHVKFSLSMDIPGRMRRGALKRSMTFHVECDFTVDTLVKGTRVLNQECQTNRK comes from the coding sequence ATGGCGGAGCGGGTCCCACCTCCCCGCAACGGCAAGGATGAGTACTCCGAACAGCGACCTAATGAATCGGCAAGGATGGAACCAACAGCTTCATCTTCCACATCTAGGGCATTAGTACCATCATCCCAAGAGTTCGTCCCCCACAACCAATCTCAATACACAACATTCCGGGCCGGCACTTACGTCGTCCAAGTCCCCAAGGACCAAATCTACCGCATTCCTCCCCCTGAAAATGCCTCCATCGTCCAACGCCACCGAGATCCGTCTAAAAAGAAGAAACCAATGTGTTGTAACTTTATCTGTCTAGgaattctttttttctttctcttattCATCATTTTACTCATCACTGGGCTTTACGTATCCGTGATCTTGTCCAAAGACCCCAAATTCTCTGTCCAACGGCTCGTCTACAACAACAAAACCAGGTCAAATCGACCAGACTACACCATAACGTTGCAGTCCCAAAACCGGAATTCCCAAGCGGCCGTTTTATACAAGAACGGCGGCGACGCCTCCCTTAATCTTAAGACACAAGAAATCGCCACCGGTAGTTACCCGTCTTTCGAACAAGATAGTGGAAAATCGAAAGAGTTTGCTGTTATCTTTCATGGCTCTAAGATTAAGTTGCCTACAGATATTCAGAAAAGTAGCACGACTCAAAAACCGCAAGTTCATGTCAAGTTTTCTCTGAGCATGGACATCCCGGGGAGAATGCGTAGGGGGGCCTTGAAGAGAAGCATGACATTTCATGTGGAATGTGATTTTACGGTGGATACATTGGTGAAAGGAACTCGAGTTCTTAACCAAGAATGTCAAACAAACAGGAAATag
- the LOC126795234 gene encoding F-box protein AUF2 encodes MEMEMEMEMDGFDRLPDPVILQIFDLVSDTKTLIRCLAVSKRFNSLVPHTDSLVLTVDRVISSDADSDSDSDSDDDVSNLLSSALRFILKSLHSLLLSSSSPTKPDDPTRIPNSPAQILRCFHRVRRLAIDLPSGDLRLEKGTVLKWRAEFGKTLRTCVILGFRSVGEAPSPAAGGEADFAGGMKVRVVWTISALIAASARHYLLKEVVREQAGLECLVLRDREAEGAVVMEKDGLRECREEGEVVGDDNEEGLDRCRTRVPSVRMRMRHVPRLELKCGLWVEGATLVVVRPSYGGGDLAVEDGELALKAFGDGVYGEVVQKLVKARSYLLEMNSF; translated from the coding sequence atggagatGGAAATGGAAATGGAAATGGACGGCTTCGATCGGCTGCCGGACCCGGTGATCCTCCAGATCTTCGACTTGGTCTCCGACACCAAGACCCTCATTCGCTGCCTCGCCGTCTCTAAACGCTTCAACTCCTTAGTCCCCCACACCGACTCCCTCGTCCTCACCGTCGACCGCGTCATCTCCTCCGACGCCGACTCCGACTCCGATTCCGACTCCGACGACGACGTCTCCAACCTCCTCTCCTCCGCCCTCCGCTTCATCCTCAAGTCCCTCCACAGCCTCctactctcctcctcctcccctaCCAAACCCgacgacccgacccggatccCCAACTCCCCCGCGCAGATCCTCCGCTGCTTCCACCGCGTCCGCCGCCTCGCCATCGACCTCCCCTCCGGCGACCTCCGCCTCGAGAAGGGGACCGTCCTCAAGTGGAGAGCCGAGTTCGGGAAGACTCTCCGGACCTGCGTCATCCTAGGGTTCCGATCCGTCGGGGAGGCTCCGTCCCCGGCGGCCGGAGGTGAGGCCGACTTCGCCGGCGGGATGAAGGTGCGGGTGGTGTGGACGATCAGCGCGCTGATCGCCGCGTCGGCGAGGCACTACTTGCTGAAGGAGGTGGTGAGGGAGCAGGCCGGGCTGGAATGTCTGGTTCTGAGGGACCGAGAGGCGGAGGGCGCGGTGGTTATGGAGAAGGACGGGCTGAGAGAATGTAGGGAAGAAGGTGAGGTGGTAGGTGACGATAATGAGGAAGGATTGGATAGGTGCAGGACTAGAGTGCCTAGTGtgaggatgaggatgaggCATGTGCCGAGATTGGAGCTCAAATGCGGGCTCTGGGTCGAGGGCGCCACGCTCGTGGTGGTCCGGCCCAGTTATGGCGGTGGCGATTTGGCGGTCGAGGATGGGGAATTGGCGTTGAAGGCGTTTGGGGATGGTGTGTATGGCGAGGTGGTGCAGAAGCTGGTCAAGGCGAGGAGCTATTTGCTCGAAATGAACTCATTCTGA
- the LOC126795875 gene encoding uncharacterized protein LOC126795875 yields MERIWFLREKKKCSNRGRWMDVDVNWHRVTGRKHTRNVLSFLKNHGFSKTHIEGVVQNLPRILCSILDTIKPKIKIFQDLGFSDSDIPDIISCDPWILWHSANNKLSPALLVFKRILGSNAQVETWEQKIKLFRSLGFSSDKKKSLGFSEKDVFALLRRSPLVLRISEKKLKE; encoded by the exons ATGGAGAGGATATGGTTtttgagagaaaagaagaaatgtTCTAATCGTGGGAGGTGGATGGATGTTGATGTCAACTGGCATAGGGTCACCGGTCGCAAGCACACAAGGAACG TACTTTCATTTCTCAAGAACCACGGTTTCTCCAAAACCCACATCGAGGGAGTGGTTCAAAACCTCCCCAGAATCCTATGTTCCATTCTCGACACTATCAAACCCAAAATCAAGATTTTCCAAGATTTGGGGTTTTCGGACTCCGACATTCCCGACATTATATCCTGTGATCCCTGGATTCTGTGGCATAGTGCCAATAATAAGCTCAGTCCTGCTCTCTTGGTGTTCAAGAGAATTTTGGGTTCCAATGCTCAA GTGGAGACTTGGGAGCAGAAGATTAAGCTTTTCCGGAGTTTGGGGTTTTCgtcagataaaaaaaaaagtttgggGTTTTCGGAGAAGGATGTTTTCGCTTTGCTTAGGAGGTCGCCTTTGGTGTTACGTATATCTGAGAAGAAACTTAAGGAGTAA
- the LOC126795876 gene encoding uncharacterized protein LOC126795876, whose protein sequence is MGWISGDSQIQAAFSQLFGELYSSIGPRSWGNSLNAIQGQITSDQNLSLSKPFSTEKIFLAMKQLGNLKAPDPGGFLGLFYLKNWEVVRENVNIVVSMFIKGNVSMENISKTNIVLIPKVPHLELPSQFRPISLCNGSMTSIKIISKLIANRLKPLPPSLISENQNAFVPDRQIQDNLIIAHEAYHYLKLNKTKKTFEFTLKLDMNKAYDRVE, encoded by the coding sequence ATGGGTTGGATCAGTGGAGACTCCCAAATTCAGGCAGCGTTTTCCCAATTATTTGGGGAGCTCTATTCTTCTATTGGCCCAAGAAGTTGGGGTAACTCGCTGAATGCTATTCAAGGCCAGATTACTAGTGATCAGAATCTTTCCTTGTCCAAGCCTTTCTCTACGGAGAAAATCTTTCTCGCCATGAAACAGCTCGGCAACTTGAAAGCTCCAGACCCCGGTGGCTTTCTGGGGCTGTTTTACTTGAAAAATTGGGAAGTAGTGCGAGAAAATGTTAACATAGTGGTTTCGATGTTCATAAAAGGTAATGTCTCAATGGAGAATATCAGCAAGACGAATATTGTCCTTATTCCCAAAGTCCCTCATCTGGAGTTGCCCTCCCAGTTCAGACCTATAAGTCTTTGCAATGGTTCTATGACTTCTATAAAGATCATTTCGAAGTTGATTGCCAATCGGCTCAAACCTCTGCCCCCGTCGCTCATCTCCGAGAATCAGAATGCTTTTGTCCCTGACAGGCAAATCCAGGACAATCTGATAATAGCTCATGAAGCTTACCATTACCTAAAGCTAAATAAGACTAAGAAGACCTTTGAATTTACTCTCAAACTGGATATGAACAAAGCTTATGATAGAGTTGAGTGA